One genomic window of Phaenicophaeus curvirostris isolate KB17595 chromosome 21, BPBGC_Pcur_1.0, whole genome shotgun sequence includes the following:
- the APPBP2 gene encoding amyloid protein-binding protein 2 — protein MAAVELEWVPETLYNTAISAVVDSYGRARRRDIRSLPENIQFDVYYKLYQQGRLCQLGSEFCELEVFAKVLRALDKRHLLHHCFQALMDHGVKVASVLAYSFSRRCSYIAESDSAVKEKAIQIGFVLGGFLSDAGWYSDAEKVFLSCLQLCTLHDEIFHWFRAVECCVRLLHVRNGNCKYHLGEETFKLAQSYMDKLAKHGQQANKAALYGELCALLFAKSHYDEAYKWCIEAMKEITVGLPVKVVVDVLRQASKACVVKREFKKAEQLIKHAVYLAREHFGAKHPKYSDTLLDYGFYLLNVDNICQSVAIYQTALDIRQSVFGGKNIHVATAHEDLAYSSYVHQYSSGKFDNALFHAERAIGIITHILPEDHLLLASSKRVKALILEEIAIDCHNKETEQRLLQEAHDLHLSSLQLAKKAFGEFNVQTAKHYGNLGRLYQSMRKFKEAEEMHIKAIQIKEQLLGQEDYEVALSVGHLASLYNYDMNQYENAEKLYLRSIAIGKKLFGEGYSGLEYDYRGLIKLYNSIGNYEKVFEYHNILANWNRLRDRQFSVTDALEDVSTSPQSTEEVVQSFLMSQSADGQSS, from the exons atggcggcggtgGAGCTGGAGTGGGTGCCCGAGACGCTCTATAACACCGCGATCTCGGCCGTGGTCGATAGTTACGGGCGGGCCCGGCGCCGGGATATCCGATCGCTGCCCGAGAACATCCAGTTCGACGTGTATTACAAG ctttaccAACAGGGACGCTTGTGCCAGCTGGGCAGTGAATTTTGTGAACTAGAAGTTTTTGCAAAGGTGCTACGAGCTTTAGATAAAAG acaTCTGCTTCATCACTGTTTTCAGGCTTTGATGGACCATGGAGTAAAAGTTGCTTCTGTACTGGCCTATTCTTTCAGTAGACGGTGCTCCTACATAGCTGAATCGGATTctgctgtaaaagaaaaagcaatccagattggttttgttttag gggggtTTCTTTCGGATGCAGGCTGGTACAGCGACGCTGAGAAGGTGTTTCTTTCCTGCCTTCAGTTATGCACCCTTCATGATGAAATCTTTCATTGGTTTCGTGCCGTAGAATGCTGTGTAAG GTTGCTGCATGTTCGAAATGGGAACTGTAaatatcacttgggagaagaaacattCAAACTCGCTCAGTCTTACATGGATAAACTGGCAAAGCACGGTCAGCAAGCAAATAAAGCAGCGCTCTACGGGGAGCTGTGTGCACTGCTCTTTGCCAAGAGCCACTATGATGAG GCTTATAAATGGTGTATAGAAGCTATGAAGGAGATAACAGTTGGCCTGCCTGTAAAAGTAGTGGTGGATGTTCTACGGCAAGCTTCAAAG GCTTGTGTTGTAAAACGTGAATTTAAGAAGGCCGAACAGCTGATAAAACACGCAGTATACCTTGCCCG GGAGCATTTTGGAGCCAAGCACCCCAAATATTCTGATACGCTGCTGGACTATGGATTTTACTTGCTTAACGTAGACAATATATGCCAATCGGTTGCAATCTATCAG ACAGCTCTAGATATCCGGCAGTCAGTATTTGGAGGTAAAAACATACATGTAGCTACAGCTCACGAAGACTTGGCTTACTCTTCGTATGTTCACCAGTACAGCTCTGGAAAATTTGACAATGCGCT GTTCCATGCCGAACGTGCTATTGGCATTATAACTCACATCCTCCCAGAAGACCATCTTCTCTTGGCATCTTCAAAGAGAGTTAAAG CACTTATTCTGGAGGAGATTGCAATAGACTGTCACAACAAGGAAACTGAGCAGAGGTTACTTCAAGAAGCTCATGACTTGCATCTGTCCTCGCTCCAGCTGGCTAAAAAAGCCTTTGGGGAGTTCAATGTACAAACAGCAAAACACTATGGCAACCTGGGAAGACTGTATCAGTCCATGAGAAAGTTTAAG gaagcagaagaaatgcaCATTAAGGCAATTCAGATTAAGGAGCAGCTTCTAGGTCAAGAAGATTATGAAGTTGCCCTGTCAGTGGGTCATCTAgcttctctctacaactatgATATGAATCAATACGAAAATGCTGAGAAGCTGTATTTGAGATCCATAGCGATTG GAAAGAAGCTTTTTGGGGAAGGATACAGTGGACTTGAATACGATTACAGAGGTCTCATTAAACTGTACAATTCCATTGGCAATTACGAGAAGGTTTTTGAATACCACAATATTTTGGCCAATTGGAACCGGTTGCGGGACCGGCAGTTCTCGGTTACAGATGCTCTGGAGGACGTAAGCACCAGCCCCCAATCCACTGAAGAAGTGGTCCAGTCTTTTCTGATGTCTCAGAGTGCTGATGGACAGAGTAGCTAG